In the genome of Paenibacillus sp. FSL R5-0766, one region contains:
- a CDS encoding 2,3-dihydro-2,3-dihydroxybenzoate dehydrogenase, whose product MSYTGIDGKVAVVTGAAQGIGEAVARLLAHNGAIIALVDRQEDALNQLVTDLRSQGHQATAHVADISDRQAVEDTVQRIEETVGPIGILVNAAGVLHTGAVSELTDEEWTRTFDVNTHGVFYMSRAVVRNMAERQTGAVVTVGSNAAGVPRMHMSAYAASKAASTIFTKCLALEYADRHIRCNIVSPGSTDTPMQRAMWQDEQGAEAVIAGSQQTFRLGIPLKRMALPEDIADAVVYLVSDQARHITMHDLCVDGGTTLGA is encoded by the coding sequence GTGAGTTACACAGGAATCGATGGAAAAGTGGCCGTGGTCACCGGTGCTGCGCAAGGGATCGGTGAAGCGGTGGCGAGATTGCTTGCACACAATGGCGCTATCATTGCTCTGGTGGATCGACAGGAAGATGCGCTGAATCAGCTGGTCACCGATCTGCGCAGTCAGGGCCATCAGGCAACAGCCCACGTTGCTGATATATCCGATCGTCAAGCGGTTGAGGATACCGTTCAAAGGATCGAAGAAACCGTTGGCCCCATTGGCATTCTTGTGAATGCCGCTGGTGTACTGCACACAGGGGCAGTTAGTGAGCTGACAGATGAAGAATGGACGAGGACGTTTGACGTGAATACACACGGTGTATTTTACATGTCGCGTGCGGTAGTGAGAAATATGGCTGAACGTCAAACGGGTGCGGTGGTTACCGTTGGTTCAAATGCTGCGGGTGTTCCGCGAATGCACATGTCTGCTTACGCGGCTTCCAAAGCAGCCTCGACCATCTTCACTAAATGTCTAGCTCTGGAATACGCGGATCGGCATATTCGTTGCAACATTGTCTCTCCAGGCTCAACAGATACGCCAATGCAGCGAGCCATGTGGCAAGATGAGCAGGGCGCAGAGGCAGTCATTGCAGGCTCACAGCAAACCTTCCGCCTGGGCATACCGCTGAAGAGAATGGCATTGCCAGAGGACATCGCGGACGCGGTGGTCTACCTGGTATCGGATCAAGCCAGACATATAACAATGCATGATCTGTGTGTGGATGGAGGCACCACGCTTGGTGCCTGA
- a CDS encoding alpha/beta hydrolase-fold protein: protein MTFQPNPTAPGNLEHIARSTVQVPHAEQWTMKSRSGHHDYQIMVFKPAEPPPPSGYPVIYLLDANSVFGTMVEAVRVQGRRPEKTGAVPAIVVGIGYPIAGPFSPHRYYDFTPKATTEYTAKSDGTPLPEQGGADEFLRFIEEELKPDIEQQFRIDRARQGIFGHSLGGLFVIHALFTKPEAFRYYIAGSPSLHWNQKVMQAEEQEFVARLEQHPVNVKVWMGMGEQEKTHPARNNDKASSLTERLSALKQLGLDITYTEFEEENHVSVLPFLISRTMRFACSPES from the coding sequence ATGACGTTTCAGCCCAACCCAACCGCTCCTGGCAACCTTGAGCATATCGCACGCAGTACCGTTCAAGTTCCACATGCCGAACAATGGACCATGAAATCACGTTCAGGCCATCATGATTATCAGATCATGGTATTCAAGCCTGCTGAACCTCCGCCCCCGTCCGGTTACCCGGTGATTTACCTGCTGGATGCCAATTCGGTATTCGGCACGATGGTGGAAGCTGTTCGTGTGCAGGGACGCAGACCGGAGAAGACAGGAGCAGTCCCGGCCATTGTCGTAGGCATTGGGTACCCGATCGCGGGCCCCTTTTCCCCTCATCGTTACTATGACTTTACTCCAAAGGCCACAACGGAATATACTGCAAAATCCGACGGTACACCTTTGCCAGAACAAGGAGGTGCCGATGAGTTCTTGCGATTTATTGAAGAAGAACTGAAGCCGGATATAGAGCAGCAATTTCGGATTGATCGGGCCAGACAGGGTATATTTGGTCACTCGCTCGGTGGGTTATTCGTGATCCATGCGTTGTTCACGAAGCCGGAAGCTTTTCGATATTACATTGCGGGAAGTCCCTCATTGCACTGGAACCAGAAGGTCATGCAGGCGGAGGAACAGGAATTCGTCGCAAGGCTGGAGCAGCATCCAGTGAACGTCAAGGTGTGGATGGGTATGGGAGAACAGGAGAAGACCCACCCGGCTCGTAACAATGATAAAGCATCAAGTCTGACGGAACGTTTGTCCGCATTAAAGCAGCTAGGGCTGGACATCACCTATACCGAGTTCGAAGAAGAGAACCATGTCTCGGTATTGCCTTTTCTGATTAGTCGCACGATGCGTTTTGCCTGTAGTCCGGAGTCATAG